In one window of Gemmatimonas sp. UBA7669 DNA:
- a CDS encoding TetR/AcrR family transcriptional regulator, with protein sequence MIDILSSPAEEPTTDPRVAAILDAALPVFLRFGYRKTSMQDVAAAADISRQGLYLHFPGKEQLFRAVAIHHFARALNAARVALTADKPLTERVPEAFDIWMGQFVGIASSDASDLAEIGHALIGADVQAYETQFAAALTQAIEGSSVAPSLAARGVSAADSAQMLLAVGRGSKHSVATRAEFRAQIALATRILCASSAGSC encoded by the coding sequence ATGATCGACATCCTTTCGTCTCCTGCTGAGGAGCCAACCACCGACCCCCGGGTTGCCGCCATCCTCGACGCGGCACTGCCGGTGTTCCTGCGCTTTGGCTACCGCAAGACCTCCATGCAGGACGTGGCGGCCGCCGCGGACATCTCCCGCCAGGGGCTCTACCTGCACTTCCCGGGCAAGGAGCAGCTCTTTCGCGCGGTCGCCATTCACCATTTCGCTCGCGCACTGAACGCAGCGCGAGTGGCGCTGACCGCTGACAAGCCGCTCACCGAACGGGTGCCTGAGGCCTTCGACATCTGGATGGGCCAGTTCGTGGGCATCGCATCGTCAGACGCCTCCGATCTCGCGGAAATCGGGCACGCCCTCATTGGCGCCGATGTGCAGGCCTACGAAACGCAGTTCGCCGCCGCGCTGACCCAGGCCATCGAAGGGTCATCGGTGGCCCCGTCCCTCGCCGCACGCGGCGTTTCGGCGGCCGACTCCGCGCAGATGTTGTTGGCCGTGGGACGGGGCAGCAAACACAGCGTGGCCACCCGCGCCGAGTTTCGCGCGCAAATCGCCCTCGCCACCCGCATCCTGTGCGCCTCCTCCGCTGGTTCCTGCTGA